TTAAAATAAAAAAACAGATAACTATTAATAAAGATATCAGCATCGAACTTAATGAGAGTTATTCTTATAAAAATATCTTTATTATTAGGGATAAACTAAATAAGACAGAAAAGGTACTGCATATTTATGTCGATGATATAGAAGAAGCATTTACAATTGCAAAATCTAAATATGCTCAGATAACAGACAGTGGAGAACATTTACTTTATAAAGTTGGTACAGGTTGGTTTATTACTAAAATGAAAAATAATAGTATAAAAATTTTTTCACAATATATTGATCTATTAAAACCACTAGAAAGAGTAATGAGTCGAGTTAATCTAATTACTTCCACAGAAACTAATTATGATTTTAGTCATATTCATACTCTTGCTGGGTTATGTTATGGCCTGAGTTTGAATTATTTAGTTGAAGTTAGAAATAATGGTCTAGAAGGAGGAAACAAATATTTATTCTGGTTAAAAGAAAATATACGTTCTTATCAAGATAAAATTGAAGTCATAGCTGATAAATTTGATTCTATTATATTTAGTGGTATACAAGAATATGAAATATTAAATCTAATCAAAGAAATTAAGAATATTATATTGTCTCAACATTTTCAAATGGAGAGATTAAGTGAAAAAGCACAATATTTTATTTTTGACTCATTAAATTCGACTGAATTTAGCAAAATATTAGAGGATAGAGGACTAAAAAAATCACATATAAAAAAAATAGTGTTTGATAAAGATAAAATAAATGAACACTTAGAATATGTTATGAAAAATTATGATGATTATTATGCTATTATTGCTTTTAAAGATCATGCGATTGCTATTTCGTACAAAAAATATTCTGAAAGTAATCATAAATTTTCCTTGTTTGATTCTAATAGTGAATTACTAGAGCATTCTAGTATTTCATCTATAAATGAAGTTTTGGCGAGTAAAATGGATTTTTATGGATCTCATGAAGTTGATAATAAAAAATATATTATTTTTGATGAATATAAAAGAAGAGAAACTTCAAATTACCGAAGTGCATGGGACTATAATAATATAGAGATAAATAAGGGAGTTGCTGAAAATATAAAGAAGATAGGTTTTGCATTACCTTTCAATGATAATATTGTTGGGCGTGTTATTCATTATAGTGAACAAGTGGGGCTTGTTGTCGAGCTTAAAATAGAGAGTAAAATAGTAGAAGTCATTGTGAAAAATTCAAATGTTGATGACGGTGTTTATTTAATAAAAAATCATCTTGAGCAAATAATAGAAAATAGTGAAGCAAGTAAGATTATTTTAAATAAATATGATAATGACGATTTTGATATCGAAGAAGTTGAATTTGGTTCTTTTCAAGAAATAAGGAAAGGTAAGGGATATATAGAGTTTAGTGATACATACTATCCTGAATTAATTAAGATTAATAGCTACCTATTAAAAGGGAATAAAATAGTTTTATTAAATGAGATAATTTCTTTAATAAATGGGTTAAATGGGAATATATATTTTGATAAACTAGTTTCAAGCTTTTCTCTTATTAATAAAATTGGTATTTTTAATCAGAATAATAAAAATATCTCACTTAAAAGTATATTGAGTAAAGTAAAAGATAAACTAGAGAATAAATTATTTTATGATGAGTTTATTTATGGAAAAAATAATTTGATAGCACTAGCTGAAAAAAATAGTTTAGTTGCTGCAAAACTTTATCAATTAATGCTTAATGAAATTAATGAAGGTACAAGGGGTATTAGTAACTTTATTTATGATAATATCATTGAAAGCCCTTATTTATTATCGGATAAAAATAGAAATATGGGCGTTTATGGATATGATTATACTATTGAATTTAAAGAAAACTACCAATATTTAAATGAGATAATTAAAGGAATAGATATTCCTGAATTAAAAAATACATTATTGATAGAAGATCACAACAAACTACATCTAAAAGATAATTATAAAAATCTATTAGAGTATAAAAACAACAAATATGTAAATAAGTTACTTGATTTAATTAAGAATGAAATAGATTTAAAAAGAAATAATAGGTTGGGATCTTATCATGATTTATTTTTTGATTTTTTTATAAACCAGCAATTTAATAATAAAATGATTATTCATGAAATAGGTCAGTTAGAAAATTATTTTCTTAATCATTATAGAGAAAAAAATTATGGATACCATCTAAAGGATTTCTATATTCATGAAGATAATCCATATGTTCTTTTAGAAAAATCATTATGGCAAAATAAAAATAAAATAGATTGTAGCTATTTATTATTTGATGATGATGATGAAAATTTTAAATTCTTATTTTCTGAAAATTCGACTCTGACGGGTAAAATAATAGACAATATTATTGTTGATAATATAGATTATTGTTATCAAGATGATATTATAATATACTTTTATAATGGAGTTAAAAGTGAAGAGTTAGCACTCTACTTAGATAATAAGCCAGAAATAAGTCAGTTTTTAGATTATTGCTTAAAAAATAGAATACGTGTTACTGTAACAGGAAATCAAAAGCAAAATCTTTTTAATCAATCGTTTATTAGACAAAAAAATGAGGTTGAATCCTTATATAATATTATTATAGAAAATCAGTTTTTTAATGAAAGAACAATAATTTTTGCTAAAAAAGAGAAGTTGTTAAGTTATCAATACGGTGATTTTTTTATTGAAGGCATTGCTCAACGATTAAATATGCCTATTTATAAAATTAGTAATAATACGATATCGCTCTCAAAAGAGCATGTTATTATTAAGCCCGTTACGGAAAGAAATTATATTGATAAGCCGTTGTTAACGAATGTAACATTGTCTAATTTTATTACGCCTGAAGCGGAATATAAAGATATTACATCTATTTCATCAGAGGAAAAATTAAAAATAGAAAATAAACATTTAACTAAAGATGTTTATCAATTTGTTTCTGAGTTATATCCTAGTTATCGTGATAATATTGAATTTAAAAAAGGCTATCGAAAAGATATTAAAACCTTAATATATGATTATTCAGATAATATAACTATAGCAGATATTTTTAACTATATTCAAATAAATCGTTATGATCTTACAATTGAAGAAATTGGAACGTTAATTAAGAAAGTAGATATTATTAATAATGAACAGCATAGAGAGGTATTAAGAGATCTAAGTGATAAAATTATTAATAATAATATTTCTATACATGATGCCTATTTAATATATCCAGAATCGTTATCAGCTATTTTTAGAGTCGCTGATGAAAATATGATCAAAAGTCAGTTTATACAAGTAATATATGATCCATTAATTAATAGAGAATTTAATAAATATTTAATGGGTGAAATTTCTTTTGACCATGTATTTTTAAATCATCAATATGAAGCTGATAATTCAACATTAACTGAAAAAGCAAATAGAGCAATTGAACTGATTCATGCAATATATGACAATCCAAGTTTAATAAAAAATTTAAGTTTATTATCAGAAAAATTACTTTCTTCATTTTTTGATGAAAAGAGAAAGGGTATTTTATATAGAGTATTATTAGATGGAATTTCTACATTTGAAAACTATAAATATTTAATTACTAAGCTTCAATGTATGATTTATACAGATAGTGATAAAAACGTATTTGAGGGATTGTCGCCTGCCAAAGCAATTGACAAGATAAGTCATTTAAATATTTTAGATTATCTAAATAATAGTAATAATATTTTATCTAATAAAAATAAAGAAATAGTAAAAATAAATAATCTTTCTTTTGATAAAATGCTATTAATTCATCTAGGAGCAAAAATAGATGGTAAAAAAATAGATTTAATTTCATTAAGTACTATCGATAAATGGGAAGAAAAATTAACATTTGATCCATCTTGTTTTAATGATTATTTTTTGTCACTTTCTGGAACTGAAGAAGATAAGAAAGTCATTTCTATTTTAAAGTTTCTATTAAATAATAAAAAAGATAAAATTAAATATCTTCTTTCTAGCGATACAAATAGAATTGATTATCTAGTAGCCTCTGAAAGATTGTCTGAAATTATTAATCTAGATAATAAAAAATATGATCATAATGATTGGGATACTTTGAGGCAGTTCTCATTAAATATTCCTCGCCATATGCGAATAATTAGTAAAATTGGTTACTCAAATATTACTTTTAGCACGTGGCAATCTATTAATGCTACATTTATGCTTGCTGAACAGCTTAATAATCCACTATTAGTAGCAAAAGAACGTAAAGAAATTATTCATAATCTTGCTATTATGTGGTCTGAAATGGCTTACAATGGTCTTTCTGAAATAATTGAAATAGCTTTGGCTAAAGGATTATTAAAATATCGTCATAATCCATTAGAATATATCAATAAAATAAGTACTAGAGTTGGTGTCGGTCTTAATATGCTTTCTATTGGATTTGATATTTATAATGTTTACGATAATTTTAGTCGAATTTCAGATGCGCCTAATGAAAAACAACGTATTGATTATATTGTCAATGGCTCTTTGGCTGTAGTATCTGGATTGGTAACATTGGGGGTTTCTATTGCTATGCTCGCAGGCTCTACTATTGCAGGCCCCATTGGTATTGTTGCTGGTGCTGTTATTGCTTTAGCAACCTCAATTTATACAGCAGTAAGACTAATTGAAGAATCAAAAACAAAAGTGCATTTTACGCCATTTGAAGAACTCAATAATGGCTTTTATGCATTTTTGATGGGAGATCTTATTCCGGATAAAAAAAATGAAATTATTTATTTGGAAACGGAAGCGCAATTAGAATTAATGATTGATAAAAATGCGATTAATTATCTTGATGAAATAAAAAAACAATCTGATTCTGCTCGTTATTTTTATACTAATGAAAAACAAATATATCAAGAATATTATTATTATAAAGTTATTCCTAATTTAATGGGAAAAACATTAGATTCAATTTTAAATCCGCTTGGTGAGTATGTTGCTCAGCGAATATCATTAAACATGAGCCAAAAAGAAGCAGAGAAAATAGCTGCACTCTCTTATCATTTTCGTTTGGAAAAAACAGAATATAAATATTATATTCCTAAAGAAGCTATAGCTACAA
This genomic stretch from Proteus vulgaris harbors:
- a CDS encoding RTX family protein translates to MKNNSIKIFSQYIDLLKPLERVMSRVNLITSTETNYDFSHIHTLAGLCYGLSLNYLVEVRNNGLEGGNKYLFWLKENIRSYQDKIEVIADKFDSIIFSGIQEYEILNLIKEIKNIILSQHFQMERLSEKAQYFIFDSLNSTEFSKILEDRGLKKSHIKKIVFDKDKINEHLEYVMKNYDDYYAIIAFKDHAIAISYKKYSESNHKFSLFDSNSELLEHSSISSINEVLASKMDFYGSHEVDNKKYIIFDEYKRRETSNYRSAWDYNNIEINKGVAENIKKIGFALPFNDNIVGRVIHYSEQVGLVVELKIESKIVEVIVKNSNVDDGVYLIKNHLEQIIENSEASKIILNKYDNDDFDIEEVEFGSFQEIRKGKGYIEFSDTYYPELIKINSYLLKGNKIVLLNEIISLINGLNGNIYFDKLVSSFSLINKIGIFNQNNKNISLKSILSKVKDKLENKLFYDEFIYGKNNLIALAEKNSLVAAKLYQLMLNEINEGTRGISNFIYDNIIESPYLLSDKNRNMGVYGYDYTIEFKENYQYLNEIIKGIDIPELKNTLLIEDHNKLHLKDNYKNLLEYKNNKYVNKLLDLIKNEIDLKRNNRLGSYHDLFFDFFINQQFNNKMIIHEIGQLENYFLNHYREKNYGYHLKDFYIHEDNPYVLLEKSLWQNKNKIDCSYLLFDDDDENFKFLFSENSTLTGKIIDNIIVDNIDYCYQDDIIIYFYNGVKSEELALYLDNKPEISQFLDYCLKNRIRVTVTGNQKQNLFNQSFIRQKNEVESLYNIIIENQFFNERTIIFAKKEKLLSYQYGDFFIEGIAQRLNMPIYKISNNTISLSKEHVIIKPVTERNYIDKPLLTNVTLSNFITPEAEYKDITSISSEEKLKIENKHLTKDVYQFVSELYPSYRDNIEFKKGYRKDIKTLIYDYSDNITIADIFNYIQINRYDLTIEEIGTLIKKVDIINNEQHREVLRDLSDKIINNNISIHDAYLIYPESLSAIFRVADENMIKSQFIQVIYDPLINREFNKYLMGEISFDHVFLNHQYEADNSTLTEKANRAIELIHAIYDNPSLIKNLSLLSEKLLSSFFDEKRKGILYRVLLDGISTFENYKYLITKLQCMIYTDSDKNVFEGLSPAKAIDKISHLNILDYLNNSNNILSNKNKEIVKINNLSFDKMLLIHLGAKIDGKKIDLISLSTIDKWEEKLTFDPSCFNDYFLSLSGTEEDKKVISILKFLLNNKKDKIKYLLSSDTNRIDYLVASERLSEIINLDNKKYDHNDWDTLRQFSLNIPRHMRIISKIGYSNITFSTWQSINATFMLAEQLNNPLLVAKERKEIIHNLAIMWSEMAYNGLSEIIEIALAKGLLKYRHNPLEYINKISTRVGVGLNMLSIGFDIYNVYDNFSRISDAPNEKQRIDYIVNGSLAVVSGLVTLGVSIAMLAGSTIAGPIGIVAGAVIALATSIYTAVRLIEESKTKVHFTPFEELNNGFYAFLMGDLIPDKKNEIIYLETEAQLELMIDKNAINYLDEIKKQSDSARYFYTNEKQIYQEYYYYKVIPNLMGKTLDSILNPLGEYVAQRISLNMSQKEAEKIAALSYHFRLEKTEYKYYIPKEAIATNEILIFDMDFYINELKRYSIDIISDNDSPIFDDIVESDFFRKIKTTRENSILLLGEERIAENLIKVNQYKKYYKSDWSEYDAFYFNTYNGDDIIAAPSNTQNNFDIYNGTKRISGGNKSDIFNLFTSD